A genomic window from Oryctolagus cuniculus chromosome 12, mOryCun1.1, whole genome shotgun sequence includes:
- the FBXO34 gene encoding LOW QUALITY PROTEIN: F-box only protein 34 (The sequence of the model RefSeq protein was modified relative to this genomic sequence to represent the inferred CDS: inserted 1 base in 1 codon), translating to MHRKPRWKLQEKECPLGVSRETPRAXTSQRKAVHEEPAASCMRPVCLPSASLAKASSRKAFGVLSPNVLCSMSGKNPLESLKVTAKKNAASATIHQGEDGGGPLDIWAVVKPGNTKEKIAFFAAHQCSSRVGSMKIKSSWDIDGRATKRRKKSGDLKKAKIQLERMRDGNGKSCQPEPFACGIEHCSVHYVSDAGDGVYAGRPLSVIQMVALLEQRASALLASCAKTCANSSALVRLSGPARAGAPTPEPCSAPGACEEPAEKAHPEVSESQSEPVRVLDMVARLESECLKQQSQREPGSLSRNNSFRRNVGRVLLANGAQADQDKTDGSAPGAPGTQLTPARSVSVDCGPSRAGHCSPRGDQAWDCAPPGCPSAPASVGSEPGQPSAVKNSDRCDVEMTEELARSPFPSHTCPQAAELPRAAAGCVSGELVPLSRQSPEPRRRESPCVSVTVATVETRQPSPAAREDPLPGMLFFLPPAQHQSHCGSLSESTAREPSEARRPEATAREPAPATAGEPPASPLQTAPPAPEASACKKQVSRDFLEARFKIQQLLEPQQYMAFLPHHIMVKIFRLLPTRSLVALKCTCCYFKFIIEYYNIRPADSRWVRDPRYREDPCKQCKKKYVKGDVSLCRWHPKPYCQALPYGPGYWMCCHRSQKGFPGCKLGLHDNHWVPACHSFNRAIHKKAKGTEAEEEY from the exons ATGCACCGAAAGCCGCGCTGGAAGCTCCAGGAGAAGGAGTGCCCTCTGGGAGTCAGCAGGGAGACCCCGAGGG GCACGAGCCAGCGGAAGGCTGTGCATGAGGAGCCTGCAGCCAGCTGCATGCGCCCGGTCTGCCTCCCCTCGGCCTCTCTGGCTAAAGCCTCATCTCGCAAGGCTTTCGGGGTCCTTTCTCCAAATGTTCTGTGCAGCATGAGTGGGAAGAACCCGCTGGAGAGCTTGAAGGTCACGGCCAAGAAGAATGCCGCATCGGCCACGATCCACCAGGGTGAGGACGGGGGCGGGCCGCTTGATATCTGGGCTGTCGTGAAACCTGGAAATACCAAGGAGAAAATCGCCTTCTTTGCGGCCCACCAGTGTAGCAGTAGGGTAGGATCGATGAAAATCAAAAGCTCCTGGGATATTGACGGGAGAGCtaccaaaagaaggaaaaagtcaGGGGATCTTAAAAAAGCCAAGATCCAGTTAGAGAGGATGAGGGACGGCAACGGCAAGAGCTGCCAACCCGAGCCTTTTGCGTGTGGCATCGAGCACTGCTCTGTGCATTACGTGAGCGATGCTGGGGACGGAGTGTACGCCGGGAGGCCGCTGTCGGTTATCCAGATGGTGGCCTTGCTGGAGCAGAGAGCCAGTGCCCTGCTGGCCAGCTGCGCGAAGACCTGCGCCAACTCTTCTGCCCTCGTGAGGCTTTCCGGCCCAGCCAGAGCCGGGGCCCCCACACCCGAGCCCTGCTCTGCCCCGGGAGCTTGTGAAGAACCCGCGGAAAAGGCACATCCCGAGGTTAGCGAATCACAGAGCGAACCAGTCCGTGTCCTTGACATGGTCGCCAGGCTGGAGTCTGAGTGCTTGAAGCAGCAGAGCCAGCGGGAGCCCGGCAGCCTCTCGAGGAACAACAGCTTCCGTCGGAACGTGGGCAGGGTGCTGCTTGCAAACGGTGCCCAGGCGGACCAAGACAAGACAGACGGAAGTGCCCCGGGGGCACCCGGCACTCAGCTGACGCCTGCGCGGTCTGTGTCTGTGGACTGCGGCCCCTCGAGAGCTGGCCATTGTTCCCCCCGGGGCGACCAGGCCTGGGACTGCGCCCCTCCAGGCTGTCCCTCGGCGCCCGCCAGCGTGGGATCAGAGCCAGGTCAGCCGAGTGCTGTGAAGAACAGCGACAGGTGTGATGTGGAAATGACAGAGGAACTGGCGaggtctcccttcccttcccacacCTGTCCCCAGGCCGCTGAGCTGCCCCGGGCCGCTGCTGGGTGTGTGAGTGGCGAGCTCGTGCCCCTTAGCCGTCAGAGCCCTGAGCCGAGAAGGAGGGAGTCTCCGTGCGTTAGCGTCACCGTGGCCACGGTGGAGACGCGCCAGCCTTCGCCTGCCGCCCGTGAAGACCCCCTTCCAGGGATGCTGTTCTTTTTGCCACCTGCTCAGCACCAGTCACACTGCGGCTCCCTGAGTGAAAGCACAGCACGAGAGCCATCGGAGGCCCGCCGGCCGGAAGCCACTGCCCGAGAGCCTGCTCCCGCCACGGCGGGCGAGCCCCCGGCCTCTCCGCTGCAGACTGCGCCGCCGGCCCCGGAGGCCTCCGCCTGCAAGAAGCAGGTGTCCCGTGACTTTCTGGAGGCCAGGTTCAAAATCCAGCAGCTTCTGGAGCCTCAGCAGTACATGGCTTTCCTGCCCCACCACATTATGGTGAAAATCTTCAGGTTGCTTCCCACCAGGAGTTTAGTGGCTCTTAAGTGTACCTGCTGCTATTTCAAGTTTATCATCGAGTACTACAACATCAGGCCAGCAGACTCTCGCTGGGTTCGAGACCCACGCTACAGAGAGGATCCCTGCAAGCAGTGCAAGAAGAAGTACGTGAAAGGGGACGTGTCCCTGTGCCGCTGGCACCCCAAGCCCTACTGCCAGGCCTTGCCCTACGGGCCAGGGTATTGGATGTGCTGCCACCGGTCTCAGAAGGGCTTCCCTGGCTGTAAGCTGGGGCTTCACGACaatcactgggtccctgcctgccACAGCTTCAACCGGGCAATTCACAAGAAAGCAAAGGGGACGGAAGCCGAGGAGGAATACTGA